Proteins co-encoded in one Schistocerca cancellata isolate TAMUIC-IGC-003103 chromosome 5, iqSchCanc2.1, whole genome shotgun sequence genomic window:
- the LOC126188922 gene encoding proteasome subunit alpha type-4, protein MARRYDTRTTIFSPEGRLYQVEYAMEAISHAGTCLGILANDGILLAAERRNTNKLLDEVFFSEKIYKLNDDMVCSVAGITSDANVLTNELRMIAQRYLIQYGESIPCEQLVSWLCDVKQAYTQYGGKRPFGVSILYMGWDKHYGYQLYQSDPSGNYGGWKATCIGNNSAAAVSSLKQEYKEGETTLKDAQALAIKVLSKTLDMTKLTAEKVEMATLTRENGKTKIRILPAKEVEDLIAAFEKEEAEAEAARKEKQKS, encoded by the exons GTCGACTTTATCAAGTTGAGTATGCAATGGAAGCAATCAGCCATGCTGGCACTTGCCTGGGAATTTTAGCCAATGATGGAATTTTGTTAGCTGctgagagaagaaatacaaacaaaCTTCTTGATGAAGTTTTTTTCTCagagaaaatatacaaacttaatGA TGATATGGTGTGCAGTGTGGCAGGCATAACGTCAGATGCTAATGTACTTACAAATGAACTTAGAATGATAGCTCAGCGTTACCTGATCCAGTATGGAGAATCAATCCCGTGTGAACAGCTAGTTTCCTGGCTGTGTGATGTTAAGCAAGCTTACACACAATATGGAG GTAAACGTCCATTTGGTGTTTCCATTCTGTATATGGGATGGGACAAGCATTATGGTTACCAGCTATATCAGTCTGATCCTAGTGGAAACTATGGTGGTTGGAAGGCAACATGCATTGGAAACAATAGTGCG GCTGCTGTATCCAGTTTAAAGCAGGAGTACAAGGAAGGTGAAACAACACTGAAGGATGCCCAGGCCTTAGCTATAAAAGTCCTTAGCAAAACTCTGGACATGACGAAACTTACTGCAGAAAAGG ttgaAATGGCAACACTGACACGTGAAAATGGGAAAACAAAAATACGCATCTTACCAGCTAAAGAAGTAGAAGATTTAATAGCAGCATTTGAAAAGGAAGAGGCAGAAGCAGAAGCAGCaagaaaggaaaaacaaaagtcataa